The following proteins come from a genomic window of Oceanimonas doudoroffii:
- the phoU gene encoding phosphate signaling complex protein PhoU codes for MDKQNLNKHISGQFNAELEGVLNQVLVMGGLVEQQLNDAITAIHDQNMDLARQIVANDHRVNALEVQIDEECTRIIAKRQPAASDLRLVLAIIKTITDLERIGDVAKRIGMMLLDNANKKQPPLVSMENMGRRTVRMLHESLDAFARMDVEAAIEVHKEDDKVDREYESIIRELMTFMMEDPRSIPHVLNVLWCARSLERVGDRVQHICEYIIYFVKGKDVRHTSDEDIHSMLD; via the coding sequence ATGGACAAGCAGAATCTCAACAAGCATATCTCCGGTCAGTTCAACGCCGAGCTGGAAGGGGTGCTCAACCAGGTATTGGTGATGGGCGGACTGGTGGAGCAGCAACTCAACGACGCCATTACCGCCATTCACGACCAAAACATGGACCTGGCGCGCCAGATCGTGGCCAATGACCACAGGGTCAACGCCCTGGAAGTACAGATCGACGAAGAGTGCACCCGCATTATCGCCAAGCGTCAGCCGGCGGCTTCGGATCTGCGTCTGGTGCTGGCCATTATCAAGACCATTACCGATCTGGAACGCATCGGCGATGTGGCCAAGCGTATCGGCATGATGCTGCTCGACAACGCCAACAAGAAGCAGCCGCCGCTGGTGTCGATGGAGAACATGGGCCGGCGTACCGTACGCATGTTGCATGAGTCCCTCGACGCCTTTGCCCGCATGGACGTGGAAGCCGCCATTGAAGTGCACAAGGAAGACGACAAGGTGGACCGGGAGTACGAGTCCATCATTCGCGAGCTGATGACCTTCATGATGGAAGATCCCCGCTCCATTCCCCATGTGCTCAATGTACTCTGGTGTGCCCGTTCTCTGGAGCGGGTAGGGGACCGGGTACAGCATATCTGCGAATACATCATCTATTTCGTCAAGGGCAAGGACGTTCGCCACACCAGTGACGAAGACATTCACAGCATGCTGGATTGA
- a CDS encoding exopolyphosphatase translates to MTDQYVATMDLGSNSFHMVIARYHGDGLRIVDRLKQRVRLADGLDDGNRLSEDAMARGLDCLRLFGERLNGFHATRVRVAGTYTLREAVNAQEFVRRGQQVLGFPIDIVSGNEEARLIYQGVAHTQQTQGQVLVIDIGGGSTELVIGQDFDCRQVSSRSMGCVSFTRKYFADGVLSEARFQQAIEAAEYQLVPILGRYLALGWDQVLGSSGTIKTLLEMCTAATGEPVINLTGLKHIKQRLVQAGHIDQVDMAGLSEDRKPLIAAGLSILLGIYHSFNLDRMGFSDGALREGLLYSVFGRAKHHDIQLNTLQALAGEYDIDRQQADRVQDTARQLFVQVCDNWRLNANSGDLLGHAARLHEIGLHINFTGVHRHSAYIVGNTDLPGFTQEQQKALAALVRFHRKALKLSELEPLNYLPEQQLWRLVRLLRMAVALNRRRQDGVLPPLVLKPAAEDELRLHLPADWCAHNALLLTTLEREQAYQDRAGWKLTLVRT, encoded by the coding sequence ATGACCGATCAGTATGTGGCCACCATGGATCTGGGATCCAACAGCTTTCATATGGTGATCGCCCGTTACCACGGCGACGGCCTGCGCATCGTCGACCGGCTGAAACAGCGGGTACGCCTGGCCGATGGCCTGGACGATGGTAATCGCCTTAGCGAGGACGCCATGGCCCGAGGACTGGATTGCCTCAGGCTGTTCGGCGAGCGCTTGAACGGCTTTCACGCCACTCGTGTCAGGGTGGCGGGCACCTATACCCTGCGTGAGGCCGTCAATGCCCAGGAGTTCGTGCGCCGGGGCCAGCAAGTGCTGGGGTTTCCCATTGATATTGTTAGTGGCAACGAAGAGGCCCGGCTGATTTATCAGGGGGTGGCGCATACCCAGCAGACCCAGGGCCAAGTGCTGGTGATCGACATTGGTGGCGGCAGTACCGAGCTGGTTATCGGCCAGGATTTCGATTGCCGTCAGGTCTCCAGCCGCAGCATGGGCTGTGTCAGTTTTACCCGCAAGTATTTTGCCGATGGTGTACTCAGCGAGGCCCGCTTCCAACAGGCAATCGAGGCGGCGGAATATCAGCTGGTGCCGATACTGGGTCGTTATCTGGCCCTGGGCTGGGATCAGGTGCTCGGCAGCTCCGGCACCATCAAGACACTGTTGGAAATGTGTACCGCCGCCACCGGCGAGCCGGTCATTAACTTGACCGGCCTGAAGCATATCAAGCAACGGCTGGTACAGGCCGGGCATATTGATCAGGTCGACATGGCCGGCCTGAGTGAGGATCGAAAACCCTTGATTGCCGCCGGGCTGTCCATCCTGCTTGGCATCTACCACAGTTTCAATCTGGATCGCATGGGCTTTTCCGATGGCGCCCTGCGCGAAGGGCTGCTGTACAGTGTCTTCGGCCGTGCCAAACATCACGATATTCAGCTTAACACCCTGCAGGCCCTTGCCGGGGAATACGACATCGATCGGCAGCAGGCCGACCGGGTGCAGGACACCGCCAGACAACTATTTGTCCAGGTATGTGATAACTGGCGGCTGAATGCGAACTCAGGTGACCTGCTGGGTCATGCGGCTCGGCTGCACGAAATTGGCCTGCACATCAACTTCACCGGTGTTCATCGCCATTCCGCTTATATCGTCGGCAATACCGATCTGCCCGGGTTTACCCAGGAGCAGCAAAAGGCGTTGGCGGCACTGGTGCGCTTCCATCGCAAGGCGCTCAAGTTGTCCGAGTTGGAGCCGCTGAACTACCTGCCCGAGCAGCAATTGTGGCGACTGGTAAGGTTGCTGCGTATGGCGGTGGCGCTGAACCGCCGGCGCCAGGACGGCGTGCTGCCACCTCTGGTGCTGAAGCCGGCCGCCGAAGACGAACTGCGCCTGCACCTTCCCGCCGACTGGTGCGCTCACAACGCCCTGCTGCTGACCACCCTGGAGCGGGAGCAAGCCTACCAGGACAGGGCCGGCTGGAAGCTGACGCTGGTGCGGACTTAA
- the ppk1 gene encoding polyphosphate kinase 1 — MGTEKWYLEKELSWLSFNERVLQEAMDKSVPLIERVRFLGIFSNNQDEFFRVRVADVKRRVMIDADSGRTNGAASLLQQIQQKVVRLGEIFDETYKELIVTLARQNIFLLNESQIDPDQEHWLRRYFENEVRAYLSPIVLNAGINPVHFLKDEHTYLCVGMSKNHHHHYALVEIPTDVLPRFVVLPPGKSRRKKSIIIMDNVIRLCLNELFAGFFDYDQITAHAFKMTRDAEYDLSDQLDQSLLEKMSDGLKQRLTALPVRFVHDRDMPADMLANLLHKLDIQHHDAVMPGGRYHNFKDFIGFPNVGRQHLVNRPLPPLKCREFRDSPSSFDAIRRRDILLYFPYHSFSHVTEFVRQASFDPAVVSIKMNVYRVASLSRIMYSLMDAANNGKQVTVVIELRARFDEAANIDWAKQLTEAGITVEFGVPSLKVHSKLCLVTRREEGRLVQYAHVGTGNFNEKTANIYTDFSLLTANQELTQEVAAVFDFIRQPYRRSKFQHLLVSPLNQRRGLYAMIDAEIAHARQGLPARIVLKLNNLVDKGLIHRLYAASQAGVDVDLIIRGMCSLLPGVPGVSERIRAISIVDRYLEHPRVMVFHNNGQPRVYLSSADWMTRNMDFRVEVTTPILEPSLRRRVMDLLELQLNDTTKARVLDAGQGNRYVSRGNRRKVRSQTATYDYLKALEE, encoded by the coding sequence ATGGGCACGGAAAAATGGTACCTGGAGAAAGAGCTCAGCTGGCTGTCGTTTAATGAGCGAGTATTGCAGGAGGCCATGGACAAGAGCGTACCCCTGATCGAGCGGGTACGCTTTCTGGGCATTTTTTCCAACAATCAGGATGAGTTTTTTAGGGTGCGTGTGGCCGACGTCAAGCGCCGGGTGATGATAGACGCCGACAGTGGGCGGACCAATGGCGCTGCCTCGCTGTTGCAACAAATTCAGCAAAAGGTGGTACGGCTGGGAGAAATCTTCGACGAGACCTACAAGGAGCTGATTGTCACCCTGGCCCGGCAGAATATTTTCCTGCTCAACGAGTCCCAGATCGACCCCGATCAGGAACACTGGCTCAGGCGCTATTTTGAAAACGAGGTCCGTGCCTACCTCTCCCCCATCGTACTGAATGCCGGCATCAATCCGGTGCACTTTCTCAAAGATGAGCATACCTACCTCTGCGTAGGCATGAGCAAGAACCACCATCATCACTACGCCCTGGTGGAGATTCCCACCGATGTACTGCCCCGTTTTGTGGTGCTGCCGCCGGGCAAAAGCCGGCGCAAGAAAAGCATCATCATCATGGACAACGTCATTCGCCTGTGCCTGAACGAGCTGTTCGCCGGCTTTTTTGACTACGACCAGATCACGGCCCACGCCTTCAAGATGACCCGGGACGCGGAATACGATCTGTCGGATCAGCTCGACCAAAGCCTGCTGGAAAAGATGAGCGACGGCCTCAAGCAACGGCTGACCGCCCTGCCGGTGCGCTTTGTACACGACAGGGACATGCCCGCCGACATGCTCGCCAACCTGTTGCACAAGCTCGACATACAGCATCATGATGCCGTCATGCCCGGTGGCCGCTACCACAACTTCAAGGACTTTATCGGCTTTCCCAACGTGGGCCGACAACACCTGGTCAACCGGCCACTGCCGCCACTCAAGTGCCGGGAGTTTCGCGACAGCCCCTCGTCCTTTGACGCCATTCGCCGGCGCGACATTTTGTTGTATTTTCCCTACCACAGCTTCAGCCACGTCACCGAGTTTGTACGTCAGGCATCCTTTGACCCGGCGGTGGTCAGCATCAAAATGAACGTGTATCGGGTAGCGTCGCTGTCTCGCATCATGTATTCACTGATGGACGCCGCCAACAACGGTAAACAGGTGACCGTGGTGATCGAGCTGCGCGCCCGCTTTGATGAAGCCGCCAACATCGACTGGGCCAAACAACTTACCGAGGCCGGCATCACGGTGGAATTTGGCGTGCCCAGCCTCAAGGTGCATTCCAAATTGTGTCTGGTCACTCGCCGGGAAGAAGGCCGTCTGGTGCAGTATGCCCATGTCGGCACCGGCAACTTCAACGAAAAAACCGCCAATATCTACACCGACTTTTCCCTGCTCACCGCCAATCAGGAACTCACCCAGGAAGTGGCGGCGGTGTTCGACTTTATTCGTCAGCCCTATCGCCGCAGCAAGTTTCAGCACCTGCTGGTGTCTCCCCTCAACCAGCGCCGAGGGCTGTATGCCATGATAGATGCCGAAATCGCCCACGCCCGCCAGGGCCTGCCGGCACGCATTGTGCTAAAGCTCAACAACCTGGTCGACAAGGGGCTAATCCACCGGCTCTATGCCGCCAGCCAGGCAGGGGTAGATGTCGATCTCATCATTCGCGGCATGTGCTCATTGCTGCCGGGCGTGCCCGGGGTCAGTGAACGCATTCGTGCCATCAGCATTGTCGATCGCTATCTGGAACACCCCAGGGTGATGGTGTTTCACAACAATGGCCAGCCCAGGGTCTATCTCTCTTCCGCCGACTGGATGACCCGCAACATGGACTTTCGTGTGGAAGTCACCACGCCCATACTGGAGCCAAGCTTGCGCCGGCGCGTCATGGATTTGCTGGAACTGCAGCTCAATGACACCACCAAGGCCCGCGTGCTGGACGCCGGCCAGGGCAACCGTTATGTCAGCCGGGGCAACCGGCGCAAGGTGCGCTCCCAGACTGCCACCTATGACTACCTCAAAGCGCTGGAGGAGTAA
- the pstA gene encoding phosphate ABC transporter permease PstA gives MSKWFKSGAPWIWMTGGAVSLSLVAVLGLLLMIGWRGLTYFWPHTIYEWQLSTPEGERYTVIGEIHDREAVPVSQLRGAGLALEGVTEDNLTRYLVKTGNREFVPLDFRWILETDIVSRSEPGQLAVIERSHNGNFYGYVERVLENDSAVAGDTRAQLLARIERVDELNERMNDLQRGDIGAINHQLERLRLEQRKLELDGELTEEALAAIQAEEAQLRADYQVLEKELFALREEARRDSVVVRDMRGQEVTLSLGDVLDVAWPNDMNLLAQTGHWFGEMGKFISGEPREANTEGGVFPAIFGTVFMVILMAIIVTPLGVVAAIYLHEYAGKNNLTKIIRIAVINLAGVPSIVYGVFGLGFFVYMLGGSIDKLFYPEALPTPTFGSPGVLWSALTLAILTLPVVIVSTEEGLSRIPGSVRQGSLALGATKAETLWRIVIPMASPAIMTGLILAIARAAGEVAPLMLVGVVKLAPNLPVDGNFPYLHVDRKFMHLGFHIYDVGFQSPNVEAARPLVYATSFLLVTVIVGLNLTAIGIRNHLREKFRSLDQ, from the coding sequence ATGAGTAAGTGGTTCAAATCAGGTGCGCCCTGGATATGGATGACCGGCGGGGCGGTAAGCCTCAGCCTGGTGGCGGTACTGGGCCTGTTGCTGATGATCGGCTGGCGTGGCCTGACCTATTTCTGGCCGCACACCATCTATGAGTGGCAACTGAGCACGCCCGAGGGCGAGCGTTATACCGTTATCGGTGAAATTCACGACCGCGAGGCCGTGCCGGTGTCCCAGCTACGCGGTGCCGGCCTGGCGCTGGAAGGCGTGACCGAAGACAACCTGACCCGTTACCTGGTCAAAACCGGTAACCGGGAGTTCGTGCCCCTGGACTTTCGCTGGATCCTGGAAACCGACATCGTGTCCCGCAGTGAGCCGGGCCAGCTGGCGGTGATCGAGCGCTCCCACAACGGCAATTTTTACGGCTACGTGGAACGGGTGCTGGAAAATGACAGCGCCGTGGCCGGCGACACCCGCGCGCAGTTGCTGGCCCGTATTGAACGGGTAGACGAACTCAATGAGCGCATGAACGATCTGCAGCGCGGCGATATCGGTGCCATCAACCATCAGCTGGAACGGCTGCGGCTGGAGCAGCGCAAGCTGGAGCTGGATGGCGAGCTCACCGAGGAGGCGCTGGCCGCCATTCAGGCCGAGGAAGCGCAGCTGCGCGCCGACTACCAGGTGCTGGAAAAGGAGCTGTTTGCCCTGCGTGAGGAAGCCCGCCGCGACAGCGTGGTGGTGCGTGACATGCGTGGCCAGGAAGTGACCCTGTCGTTGGGGGATGTGCTGGATGTGGCCTGGCCCAACGACATGAACCTGCTGGCCCAGACCGGACACTGGTTTGGCGAAATGGGCAAGTTCATCAGCGGTGAGCCGCGGGAAGCCAACACCGAGGGCGGCGTGTTCCCGGCCATTTTCGGTACCGTGTTCATGGTGATCCTGATGGCCATTATCGTTACCCCACTGGGGGTCGTGGCCGCCATCTACCTGCATGAATATGCCGGCAAGAACAACCTAACCAAGATCATTCGCATTGCGGTCATCAACCTGGCGGGCGTGCCCTCCATCGTCTATGGCGTTTTTGGCCTGGGCTTCTTCGTGTACATGCTGGGCGGTTCCATCGACAAGCTGTTTTACCCGGAAGCCCTGCCCACGCCCACCTTTGGTTCGCCCGGGGTGCTGTGGTCGGCACTGACCCTGGCTATCCTTACCCTGCCGGTGGTGATCGTCTCCACCGAGGAAGGCCTGTCGCGCATTCCCGGGTCGGTACGGCAGGGCTCCCTGGCCTTGGGGGCGACCAAGGCCGAGACCCTGTGGCGCATTGTGATCCCCATGGCCAGCCCGGCCATCATGACCGGCCTGATCCTGGCCATTGCCCGGGCCGCGGGCGAAGTGGCACCGCTGATGCTGGTGGGCGTGGTGAAGCTGGCACCCAACCTGCCGGTGGACGGCAACTTCCCCTACCTGCATGTGGATCGCAAGTTCATGCACCTGGGCTTTCATATTTATGACGTGGGCTTTCAAAGCCCCAACGTGGAGGCGGCGCGTCCCCTGGTATATGCGACCTCCTTCCTGCTGGTGACGGTGATCGTGGGACTTAACCTGACCGCCATCGGCATTCGCAACCACCTGCGTGAAAAATTCCGCTCGCTGGATCAGTAA
- the pstB gene encoding phosphate ABC transporter ATP-binding protein PstB, with amino-acid sequence MINVATPLGQDSTLDVSRLSEEQTALEVRGLNLFYGAKQALFNVDMKIAKGQVTAFIGPSGCGKSTLLRCINRMNDLVETCRIEGEILLHNQNIYGKEVDVAALRRRVGMVFQRPNPFPKSIYENVVYGLRLQGINDRRRLDEAVERSLRGAALWDEVKDRLHDNAFGLSGGQQQRLVIARAIAIEPEVLLLDEPTSALDPISTLVIEELINTLKEQYTVVIVTHNMQQAARVSDHTAFMYMGELIEYSDTNSLFTTPSKKKTEDYITGRYG; translated from the coding sequence ATGATTAACGTCGCTACCCCCCTTGGTCAGGACTCGACCCTGGATGTCAGCCGCCTGAGCGAGGAGCAGACTGCCCTGGAAGTGCGCGGACTCAACCTGTTCTACGGTGCCAAGCAGGCCCTGTTCAACGTGGACATGAAAATTGCCAAGGGCCAGGTTACCGCCTTTATCGGCCCGTCCGGCTGCGGCAAGTCCACCCTGCTGCGCTGTATCAATCGCATGAACGATCTGGTGGAGACGTGCCGCATTGAAGGAGAGATTCTGCTGCACAACCAGAATATCTATGGCAAGGAAGTGGATGTGGCCGCCCTGCGCCGCCGGGTGGGCATGGTATTTCAGCGTCCCAACCCCTTTCCCAAGTCCATTTACGAGAACGTGGTCTACGGCCTGCGGCTGCAGGGCATCAACGACCGTCGCCGACTGGACGAGGCAGTGGAGCGCTCCCTGCGCGGTGCCGCCCTGTGGGACGAGGTTAAGGACCGGCTGCATGATAACGCCTTTGGCCTGTCCGGTGGTCAGCAACAGCGTCTGGTGATTGCCCGGGCCATTGCCATCGAGCCGGAAGTGCTGCTGCTCGATGAGCCCACCTCGGCGCTCGATCCCATTTCCACCCTGGTGATCGAAGAGCTGATCAACACCCTGAAAGAGCAGTACACTGTGGTCATCGTGACCCACAATATGCAGCAGGCGGCGCGGGTGTCGGATCATACGGCCTTTATGTACATGGGTGAGCTTATCGAATATTCCGATACCAACAGCCTGTTCACCACCCCCAGCAAGAAGAAGACCGAAGACTACATCACCGGTCGCTACGGCTAA
- a CDS encoding ABC transporter permease subunit, producing MSAQTQTMALSGSRKRWLKDRLAQAGVTAGGIVVLVALLLIFFYLLYVVKPIFDGASVEPVGEFALDGDGAPLVLGVEEQNEQAYTFSEDGTVHFYSLLEQGRVLSSVSVEGEITTAAASDSKPMAAYGLSDGSMRVLAPKFDVSYPDNVRTITPGLTYPFGSSPLQVDEQGRALEQLSFATNGEDLLVAAVVAGGDIVLTRFSGKENFLTGELELSPTQVAIPGLPARVEQVLVTPNLRFMFVRSGNEVSVYDVRNINKLRLRSVIPMNARGGNISAMTLLAGGNSLLVGNDNGVVSQWFEVAKDGKREFTFIREFEASGPVAHIANEINRKGFVTVSTQGEVDIFHTTGNSHLFSEKLAGEGVSALSFSPRNNLLLVAEQGRLSTFEVDNEHPEVTWKAMWTKVWYEGYPEPQYVWQSTSGSSDFEAKLSLVPISFGTIKAAFYALLFAVPIAIAGAVYTAYFMSPGLRKVVKPTVEIMEALPTVILGFLAGLWLAPLIETHLPGVVMVLVLMPAGVLLTAFIWHHLPKHIKNAVPDGWQSLLLLPVVLLVGWACFAFSPAVESAFFGGDARGFLTNELGIGFDQRNSLVVGIAMGFAVIPTIFSIAEDAVFSVPRHLTNGSLALGATPWQTLTRVVMLTASPGIFSAVMMGLGRAVGETMIVLMATGNTPVMDFSIFNGMRTLAANIAVEMPEAEVNSSHYRVLFLAAFVLFVFTFLFNTVAEFVRQRLRDKYSSL from the coding sequence ATGTCGGCTCAAACTCAAACCATGGCTCTGTCGGGCAGCCGTAAGCGCTGGCTCAAAGACAGGCTGGCCCAGGCGGGCGTGACCGCAGGCGGCATCGTCGTGCTGGTGGCGCTGCTGCTGATCTTTTTTTACCTGCTGTATGTGGTCAAGCCCATCTTCGATGGCGCCAGCGTGGAGCCTGTGGGCGAGTTTGCCCTGGACGGCGACGGTGCTCCCCTGGTTCTGGGGGTGGAAGAGCAAAACGAGCAGGCATACACCTTCTCCGAAGACGGCACCGTGCATTTTTATTCCCTGCTGGAACAGGGCCGGGTGCTGAGCAGCGTTTCGGTGGAAGGAGAGATCACCACCGCCGCCGCCAGTGACAGCAAGCCGATGGCGGCCTACGGCCTGAGTGACGGTAGCATGCGGGTGCTGGCGCCCAAATTCGATGTCAGCTATCCGGACAATGTGCGTACCATTACTCCCGGCCTGACCTATCCCTTTGGTTCGTCGCCGCTGCAGGTGGACGAGCAGGGCCGGGCGCTGGAGCAACTGAGCTTCGCCACCAATGGCGAAGACCTGCTGGTGGCGGCGGTGGTTGCCGGCGGCGACATCGTACTGACCCGCTTTTCCGGCAAGGAAAATTTTCTCACCGGCGAGCTGGAGCTGAGCCCCACCCAGGTGGCCATTCCCGGCCTGCCGGCGCGGGTGGAGCAGGTGCTGGTCACCCCCAACCTGCGTTTCATGTTCGTTCGCAGCGGCAACGAGGTATCGGTGTATGACGTGCGCAACATCAACAAACTGCGGCTGCGCTCCGTCATTCCCATGAACGCCCGGGGCGGCAACATCTCCGCCATGACGCTGCTGGCCGGCGGTAACTCCCTGCTGGTGGGCAACGATAACGGCGTGGTGTCCCAGTGGTTTGAGGTGGCAAAGGACGGCAAGCGTGAATTTACCTTTATTCGCGAATTCGAGGCTTCCGGTCCGGTGGCGCACATCGCCAACGAGATCAACCGCAAGGGCTTTGTGACCGTCAGCACCCAGGGTGAGGTGGATATTTTCCACACCACCGGAAACAGCCATCTGTTTTCCGAAAAACTGGCCGGCGAGGGCGTGTCTGCCCTGTCCTTTTCTCCGCGCAACAACCTGTTGCTGGTGGCCGAACAGGGCCGGCTGTCCACCTTTGAGGTGGACAATGAACATCCTGAGGTCACCTGGAAGGCGATGTGGACCAAGGTCTGGTATGAAGGCTATCCCGAGCCTCAGTATGTGTGGCAGTCCACCTCCGGCAGCAGCGATTTCGAGGCCAAGCTGAGCCTGGTGCCCATTTCCTTCGGCACCATCAAGGCGGCTTTCTATGCCCTGCTGTTCGCCGTACCCATCGCCATTGCCGGCGCCGTGTATACCGCCTACTTCATGTCTCCCGGGCTGCGCAAGGTGGTCAAGCCCACGGTGGAAATCATGGAGGCCCTGCCTACCGTTATCCTCGGCTTTCTGGCCGGGTTGTGGTTGGCGCCGCTGATTGAAACCCATCTGCCGGGTGTGGTCATGGTGCTGGTGCTGATGCCGGCGGGGGTGCTGCTGACCGCCTTTATCTGGCACCACCTGCCCAAGCACATCAAGAACGCCGTGCCCGACGGCTGGCAGAGCCTGTTGCTGCTGCCGGTGGTATTGCTGGTCGGCTGGGCCTGCTTCGCCTTCAGCCCCGCGGTGGAAAGCGCCTTTTTCGGCGGTGATGCCCGCGGCTTCCTCACCAACGAGCTGGGCATCGGCTTTGACCAGCGCAACTCTCTGGTTGTGGGCATCGCCATGGGCTTTGCGGTCATTCCCACCATCTTCTCCATTGCCGAAGACGCCGTATTCTCCGTGCCCCGGCACCTGACCAACGGTTCCCTGGCGCTGGGCGCCACGCCCTGGCAGACCCTGACCCGGGTGGTGATGCTGACCGCCAGCCCCGGCATTTTCTCGGCGGTGATGATGGGCCTGGGCCGGGCCGTGGGTGAGACCATGATAGTGCTGATGGCCACCGGTAATACGCCGGTGATGGACTTCAGCATCTTCAACGGCATGCGTACCCTGGCCGCCAACATTGCGGTGGAAATGCCGGAAGCGGAGGTGAACAGCTCCCATTACCGGGTGCTCTTCCTGGCAGCCTTTGTGCTCTTTGTGTTCACCTTCCTGTTCAACACGGTTGCGGAGTTCGTGCGTCAGCGGCTGCGTGACAAGTACAGCTCACTGTAA
- the tadA gene encoding tRNA adenosine(34) deaminase TadA — protein sequence MNEQDEYWMRRAMALAARAEQEGEVPVGALVVHEGECVGEGWNRSIGHHDATAHAEIMALRQAGERLGNYRLLNSTLYVTLEPCMMCAGAMVHSRIRRLVYGAADAKTGAVDSVLQLLATPGLNHRIDWQSGVLAEACSTQLSDFFKRRRAEKKAARKQAAELPASVDKTGVSGG from the coding sequence ATGAACGAGCAAGATGAATACTGGATGCGCCGGGCCATGGCGCTGGCGGCACGGGCCGAACAGGAAGGAGAGGTGCCGGTAGGTGCCCTAGTGGTGCATGAGGGCGAATGTGTGGGTGAGGGCTGGAATCGCTCCATCGGCCATCACGACGCCACCGCCCATGCCGAGATCATGGCATTGCGCCAGGCCGGCGAGCGCCTGGGCAATTACCGGCTGCTCAACAGCACCCTCTATGTCACTCTGGAGCCGTGCATGATGTGCGCCGGCGCCATGGTGCACAGCCGCATACGGCGCTTGGTGTACGGTGCCGCCGACGCCAAGACCGGTGCCGTGGATTCGGTGCTGCAACTGCTGGCCACGCCTGGGCTCAATCACCGTATCGACTGGCAGTCGGGTGTGCTGGCCGAGGCCTGCTCCACCCAACTGAGCGATTTTTTCAAACGCCGCCGAGCGGAAAAAAAGGCCGCCCGCAAGCAGGCGGCCGAACTCCCTGCATCAGTCGACAAGACGGGGGTAAGTGGCGGCTAA
- a CDS encoding glycine cleavage system protein R produces the protein MKTLVATLIGPDKTGLVRQLAALIRKHHGSWQGSAMSELAGYFAGIVEIRVPAEHSAGLEQALKALPDFQVQLVEGQGSALRGQQLKLTVTANDRVGIVDEVTDILNSQNISVKNLKTDSHPAPVTGIMLFEAQSTLTLPHGQTLGDLQSRLEALSDDLVVDIELI, from the coding sequence ATGAAAACCCTGGTCGCCACCCTTATCGGCCCCGATAAAACCGGCCTGGTCCGGCAACTGGCCGCCCTTATTCGCAAACACCACGGCAGCTGGCAGGGCAGTGCCATGAGCGAGCTGGCGGGTTATTTTGCCGGCATTGTGGAAATTCGCGTGCCCGCCGAGCACAGCGCCGGCCTGGAACAGGCGCTGAAGGCCCTGCCAGACTTTCAGGTGCAACTGGTGGAAGGCCAGGGCTCCGCGCTTCGTGGCCAACAGCTGAAACTCACGGTGACCGCCAACGACAGGGTTGGTATCGTCGACGAGGTCACCGATATTCTCAACAGCCAGAACATCAGCGTGAAAAACCTGAAAACCGACAGCCACCCGGCGCCCGTTACCGGCATCATGCTGTTTGAGGCCCAGAGCACCCTGACCTTGCCCCACGGCCAGACCCTGGGGGACCTGCAAAGCCGGCTGGAGGCCCTGAGCGACGATCTGGTCGTTGACATTGAACTCATTTGA